The window GCCTCAGTGCAACTTAACACAAAGCAATATTTCCTTAAGCCTTTCAGTAAGAGCTCTTGGGTCAAGGAGGTGAGTGACATTTATCAGAGGATGAAAACAATGTTTGGTTGTGTATTTTGGATGTTAGAGAGAAGACACAGTTAAAGGACAAGCAAGTCACCAAGAACCTAGCAGAACATGTCCAGCTGACAACTTAAAGCTTCTAAAACAAGGTTTGAATTATTAACTGAAAATCTCCCTGTGCACATGGAACACATTTGGCCACTATTAAATACAGCAAGAATAGAGCATACCAGAGCTCTAGTTGCTCATTAATACACTCAGTTTAACAACAAGCTCAATATAGCTGTCTCCATTCAAGGGAGACCATTGTTATGAAGCTGCCTACAAGTAGTCAGTACACAAAGAATATGGGATACcttaaaatagatatttttcttttttaaacattacCTCGTTTTAGCCTCTCCATCGCACTTTTACTCCCAGCATATGTGGGTCTGATCTCTTTTCCTAATTCTTCGATGATAGCTAGAAGTTCTGCATATTTGCTCTGCGGTACTTGACTGCTGCTGGTACCCTGTAATTGGAAGTAGATTAATCTCAATTAAACACtactaaaaccaaaacaattgGAACAAACAGCACCTGGAAATTCACTGAATACCCCAGgaagccactttttttttaaaataagttgtCAGGTTTGCTACATaaacatgattttctttttgcctttgctGCTATAGCTGGACACAATGCTACGTGCCCTTCAAAAAGTGGAGTCATGTAGGATGCAGCTGCACGATTGGAGCCTGAGATGAAGCAGAAGTTAGAACAGTCCTACAAAAACAGCAAACTGAGAACTAATTGTTGAACCCTCTTGCTGTCTTTATCAGTGTTCAGATGTATATTTTGTATTAGAGAGAATGAAGAGCAGGTAAAACAAAACTGTCCATAGAGTAGGGGAAATCCTATTAAGTGGTAAACAGATGTCACAGAAAGTTCACCAGCCCATAGGTATGTCTGTAACACGCTTCATGAGACTGTCAATCTTAAATCAGCAGTTTGTCCAAGGCAAACAGTTAAAGGTGTAGGACTATTACTTTTCTAACGATTAAAAAGCATGTAACAGCCCTTGCTACCAGAACATAACTCAAGACATGGTTCACTGACTCAGAAGGAAAGGGACTAACAGTTAATTAGTAACTAATCTCACTCAGCACTCTGCTTAGTCTAATTCGATCCCAAGATATGTGTGATGAATCAGTTTGCCATTTGGGTTTGATTTCAGACCTTCGTGAGAGGGAGGAACACCTCAGATTACAGGCCACTATCCACGATACTGTGCAGTCATAGGGTCAGTGATCtggtgaaagaaaaaacaagcagcagagccATACCTGTATCCCTTGTGTGTACCCTAGCGATGGGGGCCCGTAGTCGTTTATCAGCTGCCTGTATTGCGCAGACGTTGCCATACTTGTGGAGGGAGAGTGAACGCtcccagctgcagagaaaaaagagaaaatgcttgTTATTATCTCCAGATGGATGAGTCGGTTACATGGGAACACATTTCAGGTggctttcctcttttcttaaGCTGTGAATTCTCACCTTACACTAAGCCAGCCGATGCCAGAGCCACACTACTTCCTACTAACAGACAAATTACTGCTTCCCCAATGTTTGCTGCACACTTCAAAATAGCACAGCCTGCAACCTTATCAGTGCAAATTGTTTGTCTAAAAGTGAAGCAGTGTAACATGACAAG of the Lagopus muta isolate bLagMut1 chromosome 17, bLagMut1 primary, whole genome shotgun sequence genome contains:
- the CDK2AP1 gene encoding cyclin-dependent kinase 2-associated protein 1 isoform X2; translated protein: MSLGMSYKPNLNAHIPGTPLAPAGSVHSPSTSMATSAQYRQLINDYGPPSLGYTQGIQGTSSSQVPQSKYAELLAIIEELGKEIRPTYAGSKSAMERLKRGIIHARGLVRECLAETERNARS
- the CDK2AP1 gene encoding cyclin-dependent kinase 2-associated protein 1 isoform X3 gives rise to the protein MATSAQYRQLINDYGPPSLGYTQGIQGTSSSQVPQSKYAELLAIIEELGKEIRPTYAGSKSAMERLKRGIIHARGLVRECLAETERNARS